The DNA segment ACTAAAGACAGTACGATTCGCATTTATATTTCTTTACTACTCGTCAATCGTGGTGTTGATTATTAGCCTGTTTATTTAACATGAGTCACAACTACTTCATTGGGGTTGATATTGGCACAACCAGTACCAAGGCAATTGTTTTTTCTGCCGTAGGTGACGTTAAAGGCATGGGAAATAAGGGTTATCCCCTGCTGGTGCCTCAACTTGGTTGGGCAGAACAAGACCCAGATGCCATTTTTAAAGCGATGATCGCAGCAATTCGCGATGCTGTCAGTCAATCGGGTGTATTGCAATCGCAAATTGCAGCCGTTAGCTTTAGTGGGGCAATGCATAGCGTCATTGCGATCGATGCCCAAGGAGAGCCGCTACATCATGCCATTATTTGGGCAGATAATCGCAGTGTTGCCCAAACTGCGCGACTGAAACAGGATGGTTTTGGGCATTCACTCTACCTCCGAACAGGCACTCCCATCCACCCCATGTCACCATTACCAAAACTGATGTGGATGCGAGAGGAGAACCCAAATATTTTTGAACGTGCAGTTCGGTTTATCTCGATTAAAGAATACGTTCTCTACCAATTGTTGAATCACTTCATTGTTGATTACTCGATCGCATCTGCAACTGGATTATTGAATCTGGAGCGACTTCAGTGGGATGAAACCGCACTTGCAACGGCAGGGATTCGGGCTGAGCAACTCAGTCAACTGGTGCCGACGACCCATGTTTTGCGGGGCATGAAACCAGAGTATGCGGCAGCAATGGGGCTTGCGCCTGACACGCCGATCGTTGTTGGGGCAAATGATGGATGTCTGGCTAATTTGGGAGTCGGAGCGATCGCCCCTCACCAGATTGCCATTACCATTGGCACAAGTAGCGCCGTTCGTGCTGTTATCCCTAAACCCAAAACGGATGAGAAGGAGCGAACATTCTGCTACGCGCTGACCGAAGATCATTGGGTGATCGGTGGACCTTCTAATAACGGCGGAATTGTTTTGCGGTGGCTGCGGGATAATTTTTGTCAGATTGAAGTGGAGCAAGCCAAGCAGCAAGGCATTGACCCTTATGATTTAATGGTGCAAGCCGCGACCCAAATTGCTCCCGGTGCAGAAGGATTAATCTGTTTGCCTTTCCTCTCAGGAGAACGGGCACCTTACTGGAACCCCAATGCACGCGGCATTTTCTTTGGAGTGGGATTACACCATCACAAAGCTCACTTCATTCGATCGGTGCTGGAAGGCGTTTTATTTGCAGTTTATAGCATTACGTTGGCATTGCGAGATCTGGCTGGAACTGCCCAAGAAATTCGGGCATCCGGTGGTTTTGCTCGTTCAGCCCCTTGGCGAGAAATGGCAGCAGACCTATTCGGCTCTGAAGTGCTGGTTCCGCAAGTGTATGAAGGTAGTGCATTTGGTGCAGCAGCATTGGGAATGTATGCGGTGCAAGCGATCTCTCATCTAGAAGATGTGGAGAAATTGATCCAAATTGGCGATCGCCACTCACCCAATCTCGATTTTTTCAATACCTATCAACAATTATTCTCGGTTTATGAGCGAGTTTATGCTGGCGTTGTCGAAGAATTCACAACATTAGCCGCGTTTCAACGACAAGAGTGATAGACATAACTCGATCGCAGTGTGTCCTTGAGCAGTTTGAGGTGCTGTCAATTGTCCTCATACTAAAAGGAAAATAGTTCTTCTGCGCTCGAAGGATGAACGCCGAGCATTTGTTCTCATGGAGAGCGATCGCGGCACTTTAAACAATTTCTGCTGTATTTTCACCAGCCATGTGAATCCCCAGAATTCGATCACTGTTTCCATCAACTACCCCTTCGATCAACGCTTTTTGTTGATGTTTCGCCAAGCTATATCGAAGCTGTTTACAGTTTGTGCAGTCTTCAACAGCGTAAATGTGGGGCTGGGTGGTGCAGCTCTGTTTGTTTGTCTACCGCGATCGCTTTACCGTTTTCTCAAGGAGCTATCTCCTTCGATCCAACAGACGTACTATTGCATCGCCCTACCCATATATTCCATCAGTGCTGCATCGACAGTACCCTGACTGGCAACTTCGGCTCCCTCCTGCTGATACATCTGGTTTAAGGATTGCTCAATTCCAGGATCGCCGCCTGTGAACTCTGCAATTAGCGATCGCCAGCGTCGTGCTAGAGCTTGCACCGATTCACTCGCCGGATCAGTTCCATTTGCCATTTCCGCGCGAACTTGCTCAATCAGTTCCTGCCATTCTCCTTCGACTTGCCGAATTCGCTCCTGACCAAGCAGATTCTCTCTGGTTTTGAGATATTCTTGCTGTTCTGGGGTGTAATATTTTCCAACCATTGTTGTAACCTCAATTAATTCAATGAATTCCCGGACTGAAACTGCCTCAGTCAATTGCAAGCGGGTAGCAATTACCTCTAGCCGTGCATAAAGCTGCTGCTGTAAGGCGATTTGCTCCTTCAGTTGAGCGAGATGTAGCTGCACCACATGATGAGGGGAAAACTTGCTCTGCTCTAAACACTCCCGGATTTGTTCCAGAGAGAAGCCAATCTGCCGCAGCGATACGATTTGCTGCAAACGGATGATGTCTGCATCGCTATACAGTCGATAGCCTGCTTCAGTGCGATGGGACGGCGAGAGTAAGCCAATCTCATCGTAGTAGTGCAGCGTTCGGACGGAGACTCCAGTTTGTTTGGCGAGATCGCCTACCTTTAAAGCAATTGGTTGCATTCCCTCCCTCCCTTTTCGCTCGGAGACTATTCCATTCCGTGGATGAGTCTATGGTAAAAACCTAACGCTACGTCAGAGTCAAGGGGGTCAGCAAGGAAATTGGACTTTGCTGAATCGAAAGATGAAGTTGCGAATTGAGTCCTTGCATTGCCGCCTAAATCGCCTTGAATATAGCAATGCCAGAAACTACAAACAATAACAGTCGTATTTACAGTGATGTTTTAAGCTCAGGAAGCGACGAAAGAAACGAGAGCGGTTGACTCATA comes from the Trichocoleus sp. genome and includes:
- a CDS encoding MerR family transcriptional regulator; amino-acid sequence: MQPIALKVGDLAKQTGVSVRTLHYYDEIGLLSPSHRTEAGYRLYSDADIIRLQQIVSLRQIGFSLEQIRECLEQSKFSPHHVVQLHLAQLKEQIALQQQLYARLEVIATRLQLTEAVSVREFIELIEVTTMVGKYYTPEQQEYLKTRENLLGQERIRQVEGEWQELIEQVRAEMANGTDPASESVQALARRWRSLIAEFTGGDPGIEQSLNQMYQQEGAEVASQGTVDAALMEYMGRAMQ
- a CDS encoding gluconokinase, with the translated sequence MSHNYFIGVDIGTTSTKAIVFSAVGDVKGMGNKGYPLLVPQLGWAEQDPDAIFKAMIAAIRDAVSQSGVLQSQIAAVSFSGAMHSVIAIDAQGEPLHHAIIWADNRSVAQTARLKQDGFGHSLYLRTGTPIHPMSPLPKLMWMREENPNIFERAVRFISIKEYVLYQLLNHFIVDYSIASATGLLNLERLQWDETALATAGIRAEQLSQLVPTTHVLRGMKPEYAAAMGLAPDTPIVVGANDGCLANLGVGAIAPHQIAITIGTSSAVRAVIPKPKTDEKERTFCYALTEDHWVIGGPSNNGGIVLRWLRDNFCQIEVEQAKQQGIDPYDLMVQAATQIAPGAEGLICLPFLSGERAPYWNPNARGIFFGVGLHHHKAHFIRSVLEGVLFAVYSITLALRDLAGTAQEIRASGGFARSAPWREMAADLFGSEVLVPQVYEGSAFGAAALGMYAVQAISHLEDVEKLIQIGDRHSPNLDFFNTYQQLFSVYERVYAGVVEEFTTLAAFQRQE